In a single window of the Anguilla rostrata isolate EN2019 chromosome 6, ASM1855537v3, whole genome shotgun sequence genome:
- the LOC135257323 gene encoding gamma-aminobutyric acid receptor subunit rho-2-like has translation MPYFTKLLFLLFCLMLIGECRKHRGRKRRWTGPVETHKHGSTLSKKMVDVTKTRKVKKDHLLRVDDHDFTMRPAFAGPAIPVGVDVQVESLDSISEVDMDFTMTLYLRHYWKDERLSFPSSTNKSMTFDGRLVKKIWVPDVFFVHSKRSFIHDTTTDNIMLRVFPDGHVLYSLRVTVTAACNMDFSRFPLDSQTCTLELESYAYTDEDLMLYWKSGDESLSTDDKISLSQFLIQKFHTTSRLAFYSSTGWYNRLYINFTLRRHIFFFLLQTYFPATLMVMLSWVSFWIDRRAVPARVSLGITTVLTMSTIITGVNASMPRVSYIKAVDIYLWVSFVFVFLSVLEYAAVNYLTTVKDGKDRKLREKAKEQSLPCTCGMSHTRTMMLDGTYSEADTNSLAGYTQTPMAPDEPEKPERMMVHLSLDSESSAAKKKGLRGFRIINNTHAIDTYSRMIFPGAYIIFNLIYWSVYC, from the exons ATGCCTTATTTTACCAAACtgctgtttttactgttttgccTGATGCTTATTGGAGAGTGCCGAAAGCATAGAGGAAGGAAAAGGAGGTGGACTGGACCCGTGGAAACTCACAAGCATGGCTC TACTTTATCAAAGAAGATGGTAGATGTGACCAAAACACGTAAAGTGAAGAAAGACCACCTACTTCGAGTAGACGACCATGATTTTACCATGAGGCCGGCATTTGCAG GCCCTGCCATTCCTGTTGGAGTAGATGTACAGGTGGAAAGCCTGGACAGTATTTCAGAAGTAGATATG GACTTCACCATGACGCTTTACCTCAGACACTACTGGAAGGACGAGCGCCTGTCCTTTCCTAGCAGCACGAATAAGAGCATGACCTTCGACGGTCGACTGGTGAAGAAGATTTGGGTGCCCGACGTGTTCTTCGTGCACTCAAAGAGGTCCTTCATTCACGACACCACAACGGACAACATCATGCTGAGGGTGTTTCCCGATGGCCACGTACTGTACAGTCTGAG GGTCACCGTAACAGCCGCCTGTAACATGGACTTCAGCCGCTTTCCTTTAGACTCGCAGACCTGCACATTAGAGCTGGAAAGCT ATGCCTACACGGATGAAGACCTCATGCTGTACTGGAAGAGTGGTGACGAGTCACTGAGCACGGATGACAAGATTTCTCTGTCTCAGTTCCTCATTCAGAAGTTCCACACCACCTCCAGGCTCGCTTTCTACAGCAGCACAG GATGGTACAATCGGCTCTACATCAACTTCACCCTGCGACGGCacatcttcttcttcctgctgcaGACCTACTTTCCCGCCACGCTGATGGTCATGCTGTCCTGGGTCTCCTTCTGGATCGACCGCCGCGCCGTTCCTGCCAGAGTGTCGTTGG GTATCACCACGGTGCTCACCATGTCCACCATCATTACCGGGGTCAACGCTTCCATGCCCAGGGTCTCCTACATCAAGGCTGTGGACATTTACCTCTGGGTCAGCTTCGTGTTCGTATTTCTATCGGTGTTGGAATACGCCGCAGTCAACTACCTGACTACGGTGAAGGACGGAAAGGACCGGAAACTCAGAGAAAAGGCTAAAGAGCAG TCCCTGCCCTGCACCTGCGGGATGTCCCACACCAGGACCATGATGCTGGACGGGACGTACAGCGAGGCGGACACCAACAGCCTGGCGGGGTACACGCAGACGCCCATGGCTCCCGACGAGCCGGAGAAGCCGGAGCGCATGATGGTGCACCTGTCCCTGGACAGCGAGTCCAGCGCCGCCAAGAAGAAGGGCCTCCGCGGCTTCCGCATCATTAACAACACCCACGCCATCGACACCTACTCCCGCATGATCTTCCCCGGGGCTTATATCATCTTCAACCTCATCTACTGGTCCGTCTACTGCTGA
- the ube2j1 gene encoding ubiquitin-conjugating enzyme E2 J1, protein MENQYNLKSPAVKRLMKEAAELRDPTEHYHAQPLEDNLFEWHFSVRGPPDSDFDGGVYHGRIVLPPEYPMKPPSIILLTPNGRFEVGKKICLSISGHHPETWQPSWSIRTALIAIIGFMPTKGEGAIGSLDYTPEERRTLAKKSQDFCCEACGCTMRTALLTLTSNSNPSQEDREAKELARQISFKAESSSSSKAGPSQGAAFDAQTDPQAEASTSESQDSAESAQPEQEEASPAPSVEDAAPPAPSSRPLSPRQRRAQQPRRPAFPPFPPAPRPPPDASHTGSAVLIVVLTLALAALIFRRIYLANEYKFDYEL, encoded by the exons CGGTGAAGAGGCTGATGAAGGAGGCCGCCGAGCTCAGGGACCCCACGGAGCATTACCACGCCCAGCCACTAGAG GACAACCTGTTTGAGTGGCACTTCTCCGTGCGAGGCCCCCCTGACTCGGACTTCGACGGGGGGGTGTACCACGGCAGGATTGTGCTGCCGCCGGAGTACCCGATGAAGCCCCCGAGCATCATCTTGCTCACT CCCAACGGGAGATTTGAAGTTGGAAAGAAGATTTGCCTGAGCATATCTGGCCACCACCCTGAGACCTGGCAACCCTCTTGGAGCA TCAGAACGGCGCTAATAGCGATCATCGGATTCATGCCAACCAAAGGCGAGGGGGCGATAGGATCCCTCGATTACACTCCAGAAGAGAGGAGAACTCTCGCCAAAAA gtCTCAGGATTTCTGCTGCGAGGCGTGCGGGTGCACCATGCGCACTGCCCTGCTGACCCTCACCTCCAACAGCAACCCCAGCCAGGAGGACCGCGAGGCCAAAGAGCTCGCCCGACAGATAAGCTTCAAG gCGGAGTCCAGCTCGTCAAGTAAAGCCGGTCCGAGCCAAGGGGCCGCGTTCGACGCCCAGACGGACCCCCAAGCAGAGGCGTCTACCTCAGAGAGCCAGGACAGCGCCGAATCGGCCCAGCCCGAACAG gAGGAAGCGTCTCCGGCCCCCAGCGTGGAGGACGCGGCCCCGCCGGCCCCCAGCAGCCGGCCCCTCAGCCCCCGGCAGCGGCGTGCCCAGCAGCCCCGGCGGCCCGCCTTCCCGCCGTTCCCCCCCGCGCCACGCCCCCCGCCGGACGCCAGCCACACGGGCTCGGCCGTCCTGATCGTGGTCCTCACCCTGGCTCTGGCCGCCCTCATCTTTCGCCGCATCTACCTGGCCAACGAGTACAAATTCGACTACGAGCTGTGA